A genomic region of Runella rosea contains the following coding sequences:
- a CDS encoding cell division protein FtsQ/DivIB → MKRLIWVVLGVFIIGLIVFFVEFQQKSKRCKGIIVKLDEKAEYPFFNEQDIKDLITLKGVDVIEGMNFSEINLKGLEKRVMKNRLINNCQVFRDLSGNLVVSIVQQRPVGRLISTSDTEQQLNASQGGYLTETGEIVPLSGRFAARTVLVSGEFFAKKQNLTSQKGKQLIDFLKALQQNPFWKAQVAEVIVSNDSELTLMPQVGQHQIDFGLPDDFEVKFEKLKIFYKNILPLKGWEKYKRVSVKFRNQIVCE, encoded by the coding sequence ATGAAACGCTTGATTTGGGTTGTTCTTGGGGTATTTATTATTGGGCTGATTGTTTTTTTTGTTGAGTTTCAACAAAAAAGTAAGCGCTGCAAGGGAATTATTGTGAAATTAGACGAAAAAGCAGAGTATCCATTTTTTAATGAACAGGACATTAAAGATTTGATTACGCTCAAAGGGGTTGATGTCATTGAAGGGATGAATTTTTCAGAAATAAACCTAAAAGGTTTAGAAAAAAGGGTTATGAAGAACCGCTTGATAAATAATTGTCAGGTGTTTCGAGATTTATCTGGAAATTTGGTCGTATCTATAGTGCAGCAACGACCCGTCGGGCGTCTTATTTCAACATCAGACACCGAGCAACAACTAAATGCCTCACAGGGCGGATACCTAACCGAGACGGGCGAAATCGTTCCATTATCAGGACGTTTTGCTGCAAGAACTGTGTTAGTATCGGGTGAGTTTTTTGCTAAAAAACAAAATTTAACTTCCCAAAAGGGAAAGCAACTGATTGACTTTTTGAAAGCCCTTCAGCAAAATCCATTTTGGAAAGCCCAAGTAGCCGAAGTAATTGTGTCAAATGACAGTGAATTAACCCTTATGCCTCAGGTAGGTCAACACCAAATTGATTTTGGCTTACCCGATGATTTTGAGGTAAAATTTGAGAAGTTAAAAATATTTTATAAAAATATTTTACCCCTGAAAGGATGGGAAAAATATAAGCGCGTTAGTGTTAAGTTTCGAAATCAAATTGTGTGTGAGTAA
- the ftsA gene encoding cell division protein FtsA encodes MSDNVIFLGIDIGSTKVAAILAKPKTHNNHTMLEVVGLGSARNEGVYRGIINNPVKTKEAIRQALEIAARKAERPDLLNYPLTATVNVSGTHLETMSETGSVTCKSASVKGEDVAVLFEDMQQTYDSDSNQIIHLLPLKFAVGEQHEIDDPVGHIGLKLSGDFKIITAKKTALYQIKDSLQKANIQVDNEDGFAASPLASGLAVLTEDHKNLGVVLVDIGGGTTDIAIYHEGLLRHTVVLPFGGNHITNDIREGCHLTQESAEEAKTTLSETNPNACSLNTLLVVPTADGIPPIEIVARNIVLIARARLREIAALVFAEVKKAGYEHKLRAGVVLTGGTAKINGIDSIFRDVTGMYVQIGKPQNLERINGPLHDSLMNDPAFATALGLAWSSIKPLDKRVIKRSKTEKEQEKKKTGGLWGSFGIKDLKIKDVGTFIWKGLMQDDMAGKDSY; translated from the coding sequence ATGTCAGATAATGTTATTTTTTTAGGAATTGACATCGGCAGTACCAAAGTTGCTGCGATTTTGGCGAAGCCAAAGACCCACAACAACCATACCATGCTCGAAGTAGTAGGGCTAGGTTCGGCACGTAATGAAGGGGTCTATAGGGGGATTATCAACAACCCCGTGAAGACAAAAGAGGCAATCAGGCAAGCGTTGGAAATAGCGGCGAGAAAGGCAGAAAGGCCTGATTTACTTAATTATCCCTTGACGGCCACGGTCAACGTAAGCGGGACACATTTGGAAACAATGTCGGAAACAGGCTCAGTAACCTGCAAATCGGCATCAGTCAAAGGGGAAGATGTAGCGGTGCTATTTGAGGATATGCAGCAAACCTACGACTCTGATTCCAACCAAATTATCCACCTCTTACCGCTTAAATTTGCCGTTGGAGAACAACACGAAATCGACGACCCAGTAGGTCATATCGGTCTGAAACTCAGCGGCGACTTTAAGATTATTACTGCCAAAAAAACGGCGCTGTATCAAATCAAGGACTCCCTTCAGAAAGCCAACATTCAAGTTGACAATGAAGACGGGTTTGCGGCATCGCCCCTTGCATCTGGTCTGGCTGTTCTGACAGAAGACCATAAAAATTTAGGGGTAGTGTTGGTTGATATTGGCGGTGGTACGACAGATATTGCCATTTATCACGAAGGTTTATTGCGCCACACGGTTGTTCTTCCTTTTGGCGGAAACCACATCACGAATGATATTCGGGAAGGTTGCCATCTAACGCAGGAAAGTGCCGAAGAAGCAAAAACAACGTTGAGCGAAACAAACCCCAACGCCTGTAGCCTGAATACCCTCTTAGTGGTTCCAACTGCCGACGGTATTCCGCCCATTGAGATTGTAGCGCGAAACATTGTGCTTATTGCCCGGGCTCGTCTTCGTGAAATCGCTGCTTTGGTGTTTGCTGAAGTAAAAAAAGCTGGCTACGAACACAAGTTGAGAGCAGGCGTTGTATTGACTGGCGGTACCGCAAAAATCAACGGTATTGATTCTATTTTCAGGGATGTAACGGGAATGTACGTCCAAATTGGGAAACCTCAGAATTTAGAGCGAATCAACGGACCCTTACATGATTCCCTAATGAATGATCCTGCTTTTGCCACCGCCCTTGGATTGGCTTGGTCGAGCATCAAACCGTTAGATAAAAGAGTAATAAAAAGAAGTAAGACAGAAAAAGAACAAGAAAAAAAGAAAACAGGAGGGCTTTGGGGTAGCTTTGGAATTAAAGACCTGAAAATCAAGGATGTAGGCACATTTATATGGAAAGGTCTAATGCAAGATGATATGGCGGGGAAAGATTCTTACTAA